The following DNA comes from Flavobacterium sp. N3904.
TTTACACCTTTGGATGAGGTATAAAAAATATCTGGCAAAGAATTAATGTCGGTTATTAAATCGGCTTGTTTGTTCAAAACAGTGTCCGAAACGGCAAATGTATAATCCGTTAATGCAGAGCGTACTGTGATTTCTCCTATGTTTTTTATTACTTTATTGATCTTGTGATTCAATCTAAAATCCAATTCTTCAGTCAATCGTTTTAAGGCCATTACTACAGCTCCTTGTTTTACCTCTTTTCCAAACTCACTTTCCAATTCGGTCATAATATTTCGTGACAAAGAAGTCAAATTGATGATTCCAAGTGACAATGCATTCAATAAAAAAGGTTTTGTTTTGATGTAATTTTCAACGATTGAAGAAACTGTTTTCATAAGGTATAGTGGTTTGTACGTAGTTAATACTTAGTTTTTGGTTCTAAATTCGTGACAAATATACATAAAAAACAATTTGTTACAAATATAACATTGTTAAATTTCTTTAAAAATAAAAAAAAGCATCGATAAGGTGTTCAATTGCAAAGGATTTACCCTCTGGATGGATGGCAATGATATCGAAACGCACGTCAATATCCAGATCTTTCTCGATTACGTAGGCATCTACGGCTTTTACCAAAAGTTGGATTTTTTTTGGCTTTACAAAATCTTGAGGCAAACCAAACTCGAGGGATGAACGGGTTTTGACCTCCACAATGGCAAGTGTGTTTTCTATTTGGGCAATAATGTCAATTTCAGCTTTCTGAAACGTCCAGTTGGTGTTCAGAATAGTGTAGCCGTTTTTTTTGAGGTACTCCACGGCAAGATCTTCTCCCAGTTTTCCAAGTTCGTTGTGTGCGGCCATTGAAAATAGTGTTCAGTTTAGAAAGGTTTGATAAAGCTAAATTTAAAAATAAACAAGTGGGATTCTTCAATTATGACAAATCCCCCCTTTATGGGTTAGGGGGCAAAAATCACCGTATTGCAATTTTCGTTGACATCCATACTCACAATGTTGCCCATAATCAGGGCTCTGTTGTCGTGAACGTGTCCTGCAGGGAAATTGTATAGAATAGGAATATTGTATTTTTGGGTGACATCTTGAACAATTTCATTGGCATTTTTTCCCCAGGGAATGTCGTTGTCTTTCATTTTGGTCATTCCTCCCACAATAATTCCCTTGATGCTTTCGAGACAGCCATTGCGTTTCAGATTCATCATCATGCGATCAATATGATAAAGATATTCGTCCAGATCTTCGATAAATAAAATTTTATCGGTACAATTGATAGCCGATTTTGAACCCAATAAACTGTATAGAATGGATAAATTTCCGCCGACTAATTCTCCTGTTGCTTTCCCAAAACGATTCATCGAAAACGGATCAATTTGGTATTCCAAAGGTTTTCCAAATAAGGCCGTTTTCAAAGTTTCTATAGATTCGGGTGCCGTTCTTTCGACACTTACTGGCATGGTTCCATGAATGGATTTGTATCCCATTGTGTTGAGATGATTGTGCAAAACTGTGACATCACTAAAACCCACAATCCATTTTGGGTGCTGTTTAAATTTGGTAAAATCCAATAAATCGATCATGCGCACTGTTCCATAACCGCCACGGGCACACCAAATTGCTTTTATATTTGGATTGTCCAATTGATGCTGAAAATCGGCAGCACGTTGTTCATCTGTTCCTGCCAATTGATTAAGGTCTAAACCTATTGTGCTTCCAATAACAACTTCCAAACCCCACGAATGTAGTAAGTCAATGGTTGGTTTTAAATTGTCATCGACATTTTTTCTGGCCGTCGCCACAATGGCAATAGTATCTCCTTTTTGCAAATAAGGTGGTGTAATCATAGTAGTTTGAGCTTGACAGTTTATAGATTGTAAAACAAAAATAAGCAATAGCATTGGATACAAAACACATTGTTTTTTTTGAATAAAAGAAAATGGGCTGGCATTCATGCTTTATTTTTTGGAAATGGATTCTCAGTTAAAGCAAAGATATACATTTCTTAAAGACAATAAATAATTGTAATCAATTTACTATTTTTACCAAAGACAAATGTTACTATAAATTTATTTTAATGATTAGAAAAGTACTTTCTTCCCTATTTGTGTTTCTTTTGTTGTTCAAAGGCCATGCACAAAACAAATCTTTTGTCATTCATACAGTGGCTTTCTACAATTTTGAAAACTGTTTTGACACCATTAATGATCCCGAGACCAATGACGAGGAGTGGACACCAACTGGAGATCAACATTGGAACACTAAAAAATACCAGCAAAAACTAGAAAATTTAGCTAGGGTTTTATCTGAAATTGGGACTTCGGCAAATCCCAATTCCCCAACATTCATAGGTGGTGCCGAAATTGAAAACCAAGGGGTTTTGGAAGATTTGATCAGGCAACCCAAAATGATTGACAAGGATTATGGAATTATCCACTTTGATTCACCCGACAAACGAGGGATAGACGTCGCCTTACTGTATCAAAAGAAGCAATTTCAGCCGACGAGTTATGCTAATATTCCATTGTATGTATATAAAGGGGAGCAACCCATTAAAGAAACTTCAAAAGCAGATTCTCAAGAGGATTTGGAAACTGAAGATCTAATACAACTCAACACCAAAAATTATCGGGTTTACACCAGAGATCAGTTGCTGGTAACGGGTTTTTTGAATGGGGAAGAGATTCATATTATTGTCAATCACTGGCCATCCCGTTCTGGAGGAGAAAAGAAAACAAGCCCGTTTCGCGAGGCAGCGGGAACCTTAAACAGAAAAATTATTGATTCGCTGCAACACATCAATCCAAATGCCAAGATAATTACGATGGGTGATTTAAACGATAGCCCTTTCAATAATAGCGTAAAAATTGCTCTGGGTGCTAAAGGAAAAATTCAGGATGTTGGGGAATTTGGAATTTACAACCCATTCGAAGAAATGGCCAACAAAGGATTGGGAACGATTGCTTTTCGGGATTCTTGGGATATTTTTGACCAAGTTATGGTTTCGGGTTCGCTGTTGCAAAAGGATTACAACACGTTCCAATATTGGAAAGCGGGGATCTACAACAAACCTTTCTTAATCCAAAAAAGCGGTAAATACAAGGGGTATCCGTTGCGGCATTCACTTACCGAAATTGGTTTTAGCGACCACTTTCCGGTTTATATTTATTTGATAAAAGAAAAAAAGTAAAGTTGGATTTTAGAACTTAACCGCAAGGTTCACAAAGAAAATTTGTGTATTACTGTTTAAAGGCGGAAGGTTCGCAAAGCTTTGTGGCCATTGCGTAGGACCTTGCCAACTTGGCGGTTAATTTTACAAATGTTTATAATTCAAAACGTTTCCCTTGTTCCGGGAATAGAAGTTGTACTCCAAGATCATTTTGTTTTTGCAATTGCTCTTTAATTTTTATACTATTTTTGGTTGGTGGTTTCATGTGGGTAATAATAATTTTGAAATTCTTCAAAGCTCCTTTTCCAGCCAATTCTTCCAGTTTGTGGAGTTCTCTCATTAAATGATTGGGAGTTAAATGTCCAAATAAAGAGGTGTCTGGTTGTTCGCTTGGAAATGAAACTTCGATAAAAATTCCTCTCAATTTTTTTTGCTGAAGCAAAGGAGCGACAGCTTTCCACAATTCACTTAGATCATTGCTTTTTTCAACCGAATCAGGACCTGTGTCACCAAGATATAAAATAGCATCATTTCCATTTTGTACTAAAAAGGCCGTGCTTTCAAAAGGATTTCCATGACTTAACGGAAATGCTTCCACAGTCATAGAGGTATTGGTGATTTTGGTTTGTTCTCCAATACCTAGGGTTTGAAAATGATATTTTTTTAACTGAAAACCCATACCTTCATCTCCAAAATTAGCCCAAGTTTCTCCATTAAAATAATGCTTTTCCATCATTTCCATACACTTTTTGGTGGCATAAACCGTTTTGGAAGAATCTGCAGGTGAGTTAATAATCAAACCCGAAACATGATCGAGATGAGCATGGGAAATAAAATAGCCTTTTATGTATTTCCTTAAAACTTCACTTGTTGAAACCTTAAAAACTTTATTCGAAATTGCTTTTTCAATCCCTGCGTTTATAGTTCCCGCATCGAGACAGATATAATCATGAGTATTGATCGGAGCCACCAAATAAGCCGAGAGATTTTTTTCGTCTATTCCTCCCTTTACACCCAAAGGGACTACATCAAAAGCCGCTTTTTGTGCCAACATTTGTATTG
Coding sequences within:
- a CDS encoding aspartate kinase, coding for MKTVSSIVENYIKTKPFLLNALSLGIINLTSLSRNIMTELESEFGKEVKQGAVVMALKRLTEELDFRLNHKINKVIKNIGEITVRSALTDYTFAVSDTVLNKQADLITDINSLPDIFYTSSKGVNETNIVVSNSVNHLVEKHFAAEKMIQKLDNLASITVKLPKENIVVPGIYYFIFQRLAWEGIIINEVISTSNEFTILVSENEVDVAFKVIKDLKN
- a CDS encoding YraN family protein, producing MAAHNELGKLGEDLAVEYLKKNGYTILNTNWTFQKAEIDIIAQIENTLAIVEVKTRSSLEFGLPQDFVKPKKIQLLVKAVDAYVIEKDLDIDVRFDIIAIHPEGKSFAIEHLIDAFFYF
- a CDS encoding S66 peptidase family protein, which encodes MITPPYLQKGDTIAIVATARKNVDDNLKPTIDLLHSWGLEVVIGSTIGLDLNQLAGTDEQRAADFQHQLDNPNIKAIWCARGGYGTVRMIDLLDFTKFKQHPKWIVGFSDVTVLHNHLNTMGYKSIHGTMPVSVERTAPESIETLKTALFGKPLEYQIDPFSMNRFGKATGELVGGNLSILYSLLGSKSAINCTDKILFIEDLDEYLYHIDRMMMNLKRNGCLESIKGIIVGGMTKMKDNDIPWGKNANEIVQDVTQKYNIPILYNFPAGHVHDNRALIMGNIVSMDVNENCNTVIFAP
- a CDS encoding endonuclease/exonuclease/phosphatase family protein, encoding MIRKVLSSLFVFLLLFKGHAQNKSFVIHTVAFYNFENCFDTINDPETNDEEWTPTGDQHWNTKKYQQKLENLARVLSEIGTSANPNSPTFIGGAEIENQGVLEDLIRQPKMIDKDYGIIHFDSPDKRGIDVALLYQKKQFQPTSYANIPLYVYKGEQPIKETSKADSQEDLETEDLIQLNTKNYRVYTRDQLLVTGFLNGEEIHIIVNHWPSRSGGEKKTSPFREAAGTLNRKIIDSLQHINPNAKIITMGDLNDSPFNNSVKIALGAKGKIQDVGEFGIYNPFEEMANKGLGTIAFRDSWDIFDQVMVSGSLLQKDYNTFQYWKAGIYNKPFLIQKSGKYKGYPLRHSLTEIGFSDHFPVYIYLIKEKK
- a CDS encoding MBL fold metallo-hydrolase, coding for MTSINRYFIGLFLISIQMLAQKAAFDVVPLGVKGGIDEKNLSAYLVAPINTHDYICLDAGTINAGIEKAISNKVFKVSTSEVLRKYIKGYFISHAHLDHVSGLIINSPADSSKTVYATKKCMEMMEKHYFNGETWANFGDEGMGFQLKKYHFQTLGIGEQTKITNTSMTVEAFPLSHGNPFESTAFLVQNGNDAILYLGDTGPDSVEKSNDLSELWKAVAPLLQQKKLRGIFIEVSFPSEQPDTSLFGHLTPNHLMRELHKLEELAGKGALKNFKIIITHMKPPTKNSIKIKEQLQKQNDLGVQLLFPEQGKRFEL